In Fusarium oxysporum f. sp. lycopersici 4287 chromosome 2, whole genome shotgun sequence, a genomic segment contains:
- a CDS encoding guanine deaminase, translating to MTGLKKQVFVGTFISSKNPKELDYQHDTIVCVDGEGRIVKVDTEGGSTEQIGKRLRETLDWELSDVDVHIAKPGQFFFPGFVDSHVHASQYPNVGIFGKTTLLDWLEKYTFPLESSLKDLSKAKRVYGSCVRRTLSHGTTTAAYYATIDVAATNLLADLCLEIGQRALVGRVCMDNPDMCPSYYRDESVEEGLEKTRQTIRHVQKIDPEFKLVSPVLTPRFAPTCSSESMKGLAKIQKELDLPVQTHVSENEGEVELVAKLFPESESYTQLYDDCGLLTTRTILAHAIHLTEAEAKLIAQRGSKISHCPCSNSSLTSGSARVRWLWDKGITVGLGTDMSGGYSPSILEAARQAALVSRHVAMGMDEEKERSKLTVEEVLYLATRGGAEVVGLADRIGGFEEGMEWDAQLIGLGSVDEDGVAEDDGNVNVFGWETWEEKIAKWLFNGDDRNVKRVWVRGRTVHVR from the exons ATGACGGGCTTAAAGAAACAAGTCTTTGTGGGGACGTTCATATCCAGCAAAAATCCCAAAGAGCTTGACTATCAGCATGATACGATTGTATGTGTTGATGGAGAGGGTAGAATTGTCAAGGTCGATACAGAGGGCGGTAGTACCGAGCAGATTGGAAAGAGACTACGTGAAACTCTGGACTGGGAGCTCAGCGATGTAGATGTTCATATTGCGAAGCCCGGccagttcttcttccctGGTTTTGTTG ACTCACATGTGCATGCATCTCAATACCCAAATGTGGGAATCTTTGGAAAGACCACTCTCCTAGACTGGCTGGAAAAATACACATTCCCTCTAGAGTCAAGTCTAAAGGACTTGAGCAAGGCAAAGCGAGTATATGGCTCATGTGTTCGACGGACACTATCCCATGGAACGACAACAGCGGCTTACTATGCTACCATCGACGTAGCAGCAACGAACCTTCTCGCTGATCTCTGCCTGGAGATAGGACAACGAGCTCTTGTTGGACGCGTGTGTATGGACAACCCTGACATGTGTCCAAGCTACTATCGCGATGAGAGTGTCgaagaaggtcttgaaaaAACGAGACAGACGATTCGACATGTTCAAAAAATCGACCCTGAGTTTAAACTTGTATCACCGGTGCTGACACCACGATTTGCACCCACTTGCTCAAGCGAATCGATGAAGGGACTGGCGAAGATCCAAAAGGAACTGGATCTTCCTGTTCAGACACACGTTTCCGAGAACGAAGGAGAAGTCGAACTTGTCGCAAAGCTGTTTCCGGAGTCGGAGTCGTATACGCAATTGTACGATGATTGCGGTCTTCTTACCACCCGGACGATTCTTGCGCACGCGATTCACTTGACCGAAGCGGAAGCAAAGCTGATTGCACAGCGGGGGAGCAAAATCTCGCATTGTCCCTGCAGCAACAGTTCACTCACGAGCGGTTCTGCACGCGTAAGATGGCTCTGGGACAAGGGGATTACAGTTGGCCTCGGTACAGACATGAGCGGCGGCTACAGCCCTTCCATTCTCGAAGCAGCGCGTCAAGCAGCCCTTGTGAGTCGACACGTTGCGATGGGAATGGACGAGGAAAAGGAGCGGAGCAAGTTGACGGTCGAAGAGGTGCTTTATCTTGCAACTCGCGGCGGTGCAGAGGTTGTTGGACTGGCTGATAGAATCGGTGGGTTCGAGGAGGGAATGGAGTGGGATGCCCAGTTGATAGGACTAGGGagtgttgatgaggatggcgtGGCGGAGGATGACGGGAATGTGAATGTTTTCGGGTGGGAAACCTGGGAGGAGAAGATTGCGAAGTGGCTGTTTAATGGAGATGACAGGAATGTCAAGAGGGTTTGGGTCAGAGGGAGAACGGTTCATGTGAGATAG